One Myripristis murdjan chromosome 17, fMyrMur1.1, whole genome shotgun sequence DNA segment encodes these proteins:
- the kif1ab gene encoding LOW QUALITY PROTEIN: kinesin-like protein KIF1A (The sequence of the model RefSeq protein was modified relative to this genomic sequence to represent the inferred CDS: deleted 1 base in 1 codon): MAGASVKVAVRVRPFNSREMGKESKCIIQMSGNTTTILNPKQPKENKSFNFDYSYWSHTTPEDVNYASQMQVYKDIGEEMLLHAFEGYNVCIFAYGQTGAGKSYTMMGRQEKDQQGIIPLLCEDLFTKINDSNNDNSMSYSVEVSYMEIYCERVRDLLNPKNKGNLRVREHPLMGPYVEDLSKLAVTSYNDIQDLMDSGNKARTVAATNMNETSSRSHAVFNIIFTQKKHDMETDNTSEKVSKISLVDLAGSERADSTGAKGTRLKEGANINKSLTTLGKVISALAEVDSAPNKNKKKKKVESFIPYRDSVLTWLLRENLGGNSRTAMVAALSPADINYDETLSTLRYADRAKQIRCNAVINEDPNNRLVRELKEEVSRLKDLLYAQGLGDIIETYRCTGPAITGLKLTNAMTGMSPSPSLSALSSRAGSISNLHDRIFSPASEEAIERLKETEKIIAELNETWEEKLRRTEAIRMEREALLAEMGVAMREDGGTVGVFSPKKTPHLVNLNEDPLMSECLLYYIKDGITKVGREDAKTRQDIVLSGHFIKDEHCTFSSTTGPQGEGNVILEPCEGAETYVNGKRVTAPIVLRSGNRIIMGKSHVFRFNDPEQARLERERTPCAETPVEPVDWAFAQRELLEKQGIDMKQEMEQRLQELEDQYRKEREEASNLLEQQRLDYESKLEALQKQVDSRYLESPEEEEEPEEEVPWTKRETELALWAFRKWRFYQFTSLRDLLWGNAIFLKEANAISVELKKKVQFQFVLLTDTLYSPLPPDLLPPSVAKERERRPFPRTIVAVEVQDQKNGATHYWTLEKLRQRLDLMREMYDRAAEVPSSAVEDCDHALTGGDPFYDRFPWFRLVGRAFVYLSNLLYPVPLVHRVAIVSEKGEVKGFLRVAVQAISADEEAPDYGSGVRQSGTAKISFEDQQFEKFQTESCSGGLSHSNTSQEELRIVEGEGQNSEIGISADEVNNNTCAATPEAPHSPVKGLGLGLDLPLDLSPEKALSHLKIGSTFTFRVTVLQASSISAEYADIFCQFNFIHRHDEAFSTEPLKNTGRGPPLGFYHVQNITVEVTKSFVEYIKTQPIVFEVFGHYQKQPFPPLCKDLISPLRPTRRQFPRVMPLSKPVPATKLSTLTRSTAGPCHSKYDLMVFFEICELEASGDYIPAVVDHRGGMPCHGTFLLHQGIQRRIAVTIAHETGNDIEWKEVKELVIGRIRNTPEADETIIDPNILSLNILSSGYFWPKHDDNVSLGVDHRTFYRFEAAWDSSMHNSLLLNRVTPYGEKIYITLSAYLEMENCTQPTVITKDFCMVFYSRDAKLPASRSIRNLFSTGCLRPSESNRVTGVYEVSLCHVADNGSPGMQRRRRRVLDTSVAYVRGEENLAGWRPRSDSLILDHQWELEKLSLLQEVEKTRHYLLLREKLEATLQAGQEALYKSSDISDFAKSPILSHSPGGSPAPESPNQRQRELAAKCLRLLMHTFNREYSQVSSSASESKLSEMSASLMRESSSSALSTLTPSSTCPSLVEGHFDIRHTEPSSGASTPDLDPYSPVERKKTFRGCTFVPDIQEIRVSPIVSKKGYLHFLEPHTSGWVKRYVVVRRPYVYLYRSERDSVERAVINLSSAQVEYSEDKQTLLRTPNTFAVCTEHRGILLQASNDKEMHDWLYAFNPLLAGTIRSKLSRRKSAQPVQRM; this comes from the exons CAATCCTGAACCCCAAACAGCCGaaagagaacaagagcttcaaCTTTGACTACTCTTACTGGTCACACACAACG CCCGAGGATGTCAACTATGCCTCCCAGATGCAAGTGTACAAGGACATTGGAGAGGAGATGCTGCTTCATGCCTTTGAAGGCTacaatgtgtgcatttttgcttATGGCCAGACCGGAGCAGGGAAAAGCTACACTATGATGGGACGTCAAGAGAAGGACCAGCAGGGAATCATTCCTCTG ctgtgTGAGGACCTTTTCACCAAGATCAACGACAGCAATAACGACAACAGCATGTCGTACTCTGTAGAG GTGAGCTACATGGAGATCTACTGTGAGCGCGTGCGTGACCTGCTGAATCCCAAGAACAAGGGAAACCTGCGCGTCAGAGAGCATCCTCTGATGGGACCCTACGTCGAGGACCTGTCGAAACTGGCTGTCACCTCCTACAACGACATCCAGGACCTGATGGACTCGGGGAACAAGGCCAG gACGGTGGCAGCCACCAACATGAATGAGACCAGCAGTCGCTCCCACGCCGTCTTCAACATCATCTTCACCCAGAAGAAACACGACATGGAGACTGACAACACCTCTGAGAAG GTCAGCAAAATCAGCCTTGTGGACTTGGCCGGCAGTGAGAGGGCCGACTCAACAGGAGCTAAAGGAACCAGACTGAAG GAAGGAGCGAATATCAACAAATCTCTGACCACACTAGGGAaagtcatttctgctttagCTGAAGTG GACTCAGCGCCAAACAAG aacaagaaaaagaagaaggtgGAGAGTTTCATTCCTTACAGAGATTCAGTTCTGACTTGGCTGCTGAGGGAAAACCTGG GGGGGAACTCTCGCACAGCCATGGTGGCTGCCCTGAGCCCTGCAGACATTAACTATGATGAAACCCTCAGTACCCTTAG GTATGCTGACCGTGCCAAACAGATCCGCTGCAACGCTGTGATCAACGAGGACCCCAACAACCGTCTCGTGCGTGAGCTGAAGGAGGAAGTGTCTCGCCTCAAAGACCTGCTGTATGCCCAGGGCCTGGGAGACATTATTGAGA CATATCGGTGCACCGGCCCTGCCATCACTGGTTTGAAAT TGACCAATGCCATGACGGGAATGAGCCCTTCCCCCTCCCTATCAGCCCTGTCCAGCCGTGCTGGGTCCATCAGCAACCTCCACGACCGCATCTTCAGTCCTGCAAGTGAAGAGGCCATTGAGAGGCTCAAG GAAACTGAGAAAATCATTGCTGAACTCAATGAGACTTGGGAAGAGAAGCTGCGACGTACGGAGGCCATCCGCATGGAGAG AGAGGCCCTGCTGGCTGAGATGGGCGTGGCCATGAGAGAAGATGGAGGCACTGTGGGTGTCTTCTCCCCCAAAAAG ACTCCTCATCTGGTGAACCTCAACGAGGACCCGCTCATGTCGGAGTGTCTCCTGTATTACATCAAAGACGGCATCACCAA GGTTGGCCGTGAAGATGCCAAGACTCGCCAAGACATTGTCCTCAGCGGGCATTTTATCAAAGATGAGCACTGCACCTTCAGCAGCACCACAGGCCCTCAGGGAGAAG GGAACGTCATCCTGGAGCCTTGCGAGGGAGCAGAGACGTACGTCAATGGGAAGAGAGTCACCGCCCCCATCGTTCTGCGGTCTG GTAACCGCATCATCATGGGCAAAAGCCACGTGTTTCGCTTTAACGACCCGGAGCAGGCTCGCCTGGAGCGAGAGAGGACACCGTGCGCCGAGACGCCGGTGGAGCCCGTCGACTGGGCCTTCGCCCAGAGAGAGCTGCTGGAGAAACAGGGCATCGACATGAAGCAGGAGATGGAGCAGAG GCTTCAGGAGCTGGAGGATCAGTAccgcaaagagagagaagaagccAGTAACCTGCTCGAGCAGCAAAGGCTT GACTATGAGAGTAAACTGGAGGCCCTTCAGAAGCAAGTGGACTCTCGGTACCTTGAGTCCcccgaggaagaggaagagcccGAAGAGGAAg TGCCATGGACCAAGCGTGAGACTGAGCTGGCTCTGTGGGCGTTTCGTAAGTGGCGTTTCTACCAGTTCACCTCCCTGAGGGACCTGCTGTGGGGCAACGCCATCTTCCTCAAGGAGGCCAACGCAATCAGTGTAGAGCTCAAGAAGAAG GTCCAGTTCCAGTTTGTCCTGCTGACAGACACCCTGTACTCCCCGCTGCCCCCTGACCTGCTGCCCCCCAGCGTGgccaaggagagggagagacgccCCTTCCCCAGGACCATCGTAGCTGTCGAAGTTCAAGATCAGAAGAATGGAGCCACACATTACTGGACTCTCGAGAAACTGAG GCAGAGGCTGGACCTGATGAGGGAGATGTATGACCGCGCTGCAGAGGTCCCCAGCAGTGCTGTGGAGGACTGTGACCACGCCCTGACCGGAGGAGACCCCTTCTACGACCGCTTCCCATGGTTCCGTCTGGTTGGCAG gGCGTTTGTGTACCTGAGTAACCTCCTGTACCCAGTGCCCTTGGTACATCGTGTGGCTATCGTCAGTGAGAAGGGAGAGGTAAAGGGCTTCCTCAGGGTGGCTGTGCAGGCCATCTCAG CTGATGAGGAAGCCCCTGACTACGGCTCTGGAGTGAGGCAGTCAGGCACTGCCAAGATCTCCTTTGAAGACCAACAGTTTGAAAAG TTCCAGACTGAGTCATGTTCCGGCGGTCTGTCCCACTCCAACACGTCCCAGGAGGAGCTGCGAATCGTAGAGGGCGAAGGCCAGAACTCTGAGATAGGGATCTCTGCTGATGAGGTCAACAACAACACCTGTGCAG CCACCCCTGAGGCCCCCCACAGCCCCGTGAAGGGCTTAGGCCTCGGCCTGGACCTCCCGCTGGACCTGTCCCCAGAGAAAGCCCTGTCCCACCTGAAGATTGGCAGCACCTTCACCTTCAGAGTCACCGTCTTACAGGCGTCCAGCATCTCAGCAGAGTACGCCGACATCTTCTGCCAGTTCAA CTTCATTCACCGTCATGACGAAGCTTTCTCCACGGAGCCGCTCAAGAACACAGGCAGGGGACCGCCGCTCGGCTTCTACCACGTACAGAAC ATCACAGTGGAGGTGACCAAGTCATTTGTGGAGTACATCAAGACCCAGCCAATAGTCTTTGAGGTGTTTGGTCACTATCAGAAACAGCCCTTCCCACCGCTCTGCAAAGACCTGATCAG TCCTCTGAGGCCTACCAGGAGGCAGTTCCCAAGAGTGATGCCCTTATCCAAACCAG TGCCGGCCACCAAGCTCAGCACCCTGACACGCTCCACTGCAGGACCGTGTCACTCCAAATATGATCTGATGGTCTTCTTTGAGATCTGTGAGCTGGAGGCCAGTGGAGA CTACATCCCAGCTGTTGTTGACCACAGAGGTGGCATGCCCTGCCATGGCACGTTCCTCTTGCATCAG gGCATTCAGCGGAGGATCGCAGTTACCATTGCACATGAAACCGGAAATGATATTGAGTGGAAGGAAGTGAAGGAGCTGGTGATTG GTCGCATCCGAAACACTCCGGAGGCGGATGAGACCATCATAGACCCCAACATCCTCTCCCTCAACATCCTGTCTTCTGGATATTTCTGGCCCAAACATGATGACAA TGTCTCCTTGGGAGTTGACCATAG GACTTTCTACCGCTTTGAGGCAGCGTGGGATAGCTCCATGCACAACTCTCTGCTTCTTAACCGAGTCACTCCTTACGGGGAGAAGATCTACATCACTCTCTCTGCTTACTTGGAG ATGGAGAACTGCACTCAGCCGACAGTGATCACAAAAGACTTCTGCATGGTGTTTTACTCCCGTGATGCGAAGCTGCCAGCCTCCCGCTCCATCAGAAACCTCTTCAGCACCGGCTGCCTCAGGCCCTCTGAGAG TAACCGTGTCACAGGAGTCTATGAAGTCAGCCTCTGCCATGTGGCGGACAATGGCAGTCCAG GCATGCAGCGTCGTCGCAGGCGTGTGCTGGACACCTCTGTGGCGTACGTCCGTGGAGAGGAGAACCTGGCCGGGTGGAGGCCCCGCAGTGACAGCCTCATCCTCGACCACCAGTGGGAGCTGGAGAAACTCAGCCTGTTGCAGGAG GTGGAGAAGACCAGGCACTACCTGCTGCTGAGGGAGAAGCTGGAGGCCACTCTGCAGGCGGGACAGGAGGCGCTCTACAAGAGCAGCGACATCAGCGACTTTGCCAAGAGTCCCATCCTCAGCCACAGCCCTGGAGGCAGCCCTGCCCCCGAGAGCCCCAACCAGAGGCAGAGGGAGCTGGCTGCCAAG TGTCTGCGCCTGCTGATGCACACCTTCAACAGGGAGTAcagccaggtgagcagcagTGCCAGTGAGAGCAAG ctgtCTGAGATGTCTGCATCGCTGATGAGGGAATCGTCCTCCTCTGCCCTGAGCACGCTCACTCCATCCTCCACCTGCCCCTCTCTGGTAGAGGGACACTTTGACATCAG acACACTGAGCCGAGTTCAGGAGCGTCCACCCCGGATCTGGACCCCTACAGcccagtggagagaaagaaaacctTCAGAGGATGCACCTTTGTTCCTGACATACAGGAGATTCGCGTCAG CCCCATTGTGTCAAAGAAGGGCTACCTGCACTTCCTGGAGCCCCACACCAGCGGCTGGGTGAAGCGCTACGTGGTGGTGCGCAGACCCTACGTGTACCTGTACCGCAGTGAGCGGGACAGCGTGGAGAGAGCCGTCATCAACCTGTCATCTGCACAGGTGGAATACAGCGAGGACAAACAGACTTTACTCCGG ACTCCCAACACGTTTGCTGTGTGCACCGAGCATCGTGGGATACTGCTCCAGGCCAGCAATGACAAAGAGATGCACGACTGGCTGTACGCTTTTAAT CCTCTGTTAGCTGGCACCATCAG GTCAAAGCTCTCCAGGAGAAAGTCCGCCCAGCCGGTGCAGAGGATGTGA